A region from the Macaca mulatta isolate MMU2019108-1 chromosome 13, T2T-MMU8v2.0, whole genome shotgun sequence genome encodes:
- the LOC709650 gene encoding large ribosomal subunit protein eL42-like, producing MVNVPKIRWTFCKKCGKHQPHKVTQYKKGKDSLYAQGKRRYDRKQSGYGGQTKPIFRKKAKTTKKIVLRLECVEPNCRSKRMLAIKRCKHFELGGDKKRKGQVIQF from the coding sequence ATGGTTAACGTCCCTAAAATCCGCTGGACTTTCTGTAAGAAGTGTGGCAAGCACCAACCCCACAAAGTGACACAGTACAAGAAGGGCAAGGATTCTCTGTATGCCCAGGGAAAGCGGCGTTATGACAGGAAGCAGAGTGGCTATGGTGGGCAAACTAAGCCGATTTTCCGGAAAAaggctaaaactacaaaaaagatTGTGCTAAGGCTTGAGTGCGTTGAGCCCAACTGCAGATCTAAGAGAATGCTGGCTATTAAAAGATGCAAGCATTTTGAACTGGGAGGAGATAAGAAGAGAAAGGGCCAAGTGATCCAGTTCTAA